The window agGCCATGCAATCATTGATCCAACTGCTTCTCCAACAATATTCATCTTAAAAGCAGGTCTCCAAAGCCATGCATCTGGAATGACAGCAGTTTGCAGCAACACCTTACAAAACTTAGTCCCTAAACGAGTAGCGATGACGTAGTCATCAGGATCAGATGACATGATTAGTCGCTCCGCAACTTTAGCATCACTACCAGACAAATCATGCAACAGACATTTGGGTTTTGCATTGTTGGTGACACTCTACAAAGTGATATGCATAGCAgtcaaaatttaaaaccagcAAACAGAATATATCTGGTATGAGCAAATTTCAAGTACTTACTCTTTGAGCAGAGTTTTCGGCTACTTCAGCTTTAGTTGTTTTCTGTGAAataaagcaaaaccaaaaccagaaataGAATTCCCTATTAATATATTATCAATACCAGTTGActattaaaataattacataaattagtAATCATGGCTATCATACctcgttatttattttaacaatttgtTCTTGCAAAACCTTTACTTGATTCTCTAAGTTGACTTGGTTTTGTTGCATATCAACAAGGTGTTTGCTCTTGACTTGGAAACAAGCCAATTTAGTCATACTCATCCCTCTACCCATTTCCCGCAGTCGTCCTGGTTGATCAGGACCTAAAACCTGTGATAGGATATCTTCTTTTGGgtttgttgatgttgatgagtGACTCCCAGAAGCAGCAAGCTCGTTTGCCTTTCTCTGAATATATGACAGACTCTATTAGAgataaagaacaaagagaaaccaTTACGCACAAAGATGGTTATATACTTACAATCTTCTCCACATCAACAACTCTTTGGCAAAGATGGTTGAAAAATGAGCACAAGCGTGAAATTACAAACCTTAGACCTTTAGGCAGCAAACGTCTAAGTGCAACAGGTAGTAATTGTTGCATCAAGACATGATAATCATGATAATCATGTGACTTAAGACTCATTACCTTGCACTCATCTAATGATATGCAACTggatatattagaaaaatatccATCCGGACCTTTGAAGTTATACAGCCGCTTACAAACTACTTTCTTTTCTGCCTTCGATAGAGATCAAGGAGCCGCTGGAAGGTAGATACGTTTACCTCTTTCTTTAGGATGCAAATCCTTTCTAATGCCTAGAAGTTGGAGATCTTTGCGAGTCTTTCGGCCATCCTTTGATTTCCCACAGTGCAACAATGTCGTCACAATGCTTGCAGCCACATTTCTCTCCACATGCATCACATCTAAATTATGTCTTACTGGGAGGTCCTACACAATTAAAGTAAATACAAGTTAATGATATATTGATTAGCTATGAAAACTACATAATTAGAGCAAAAACAGAAACATACCTCGCAATAAGACAACTTGAAAAATATAGACATTTTTTCCATCTGGATAACTCCTCCTCgtctttttcctcttcctcaGACTCACTGTCATCATACTCATCAGATGAGAATGACTCAGTAGCAGCAgtctgctttctcttcttcccacTCTCTTTCTTATTcccaaaataatttttgaaattttttaagagGACAGAGATATTACAACCAGTTAATATCCTAGCCTTCCTCCCATGTTCAGCTTTTCCGTCAAACCAAGTCTTCTTCCCCCGATAACTTTGTGTTGGTGATAGACCTTTGCGATGGCACATATAGACATGTTTCCTACTATTACTCAACCACATACTGTCAGTGTCTTTTCCCCATAAAGAACAACCCATCTTACCTTTAACTTTGCATCCAGCAAGATTTCCATATGCAGGGAAATCACTAATAGTCCATAAGAGCATTGCTTTTAGTGTGAAAGTGCTCTTACTGAAAGCATCGTAGGCTATCTCTCCTTTACTCCACAAATGGTTTAGATCCTCTATTAGAGGTTCTAAGTAAACATAATTGCTATTACGAGGTTGTTGCGGCCCAGGAATCAACAAGCTAAGCATGatgttctccttcttcatacATAGGTCAGGAGCCATATTATAATTCACTAGCAAAACTGGCCAACAATTGTATCTGCTGTTCTTCATGTTGAAAGGGTTAAATCCATCAGTCGAAAGTCCCAAACGGATGTTCCTTGGTTTAGCAGCAAACGCAGGATATTTGGCATTCATCTGATCCCATGTAACATAATCTACAGGGTGATNTAAATAATAATAGTAGataactacagctagtggtcccatacccactagccacctaaccacaaacacaaccaataACGANCCGCAGGTCCTTGGCAAGTTGCTCAGACCTAAACATCCTCTTCAGGCGCAGTATAATTGGAAAATACCTTAAAACTTTATGGGGGACACCTTTCTTTATTTGACCAGTGTGCATGTTTACCTTCCATCTTGACGCCTTACACTTAGGAAAATTGTCaagcttcttcaacttcttcctgAATAGACAACAGTCATTAACACAAGCATGAATCTTCTGCTAACCCATATCAAAAGACTTGAGAAACTTCTTCACTTTATACATTGATGTATGTAGAACATTCTCCTCCGGTAACATGTCTGGCAAAGTCCCTAGAAGATCGTTGAAGCTTTTGTCTGACCAGCCATTTTGTGTCTTGATTCTATACAGTGAAACAATGGCTGGTAATTTGCTATGATTTGCACACGTAGGGTATAAAGGGGTTTCATCATCTGCTAGTTTTGCAAGGAACTCGTCCTCTTTCTTGTCATCGGCATCACCCTCAGCATCATCCACTAATTTACCCTTAGCAGCTAACTCTTCATCTAAGTATTCAGTAGCTCTATATAACCCTAAAACCTCTTCATTCCACTGACAAACATTGCTGTCTACTGAAACCACttctccatgatgataccaCTCCCTCTGTATCTTGTAAGCCTCATCCATTCCCTTACttactgaaacgacccgacccgttttttttttttttttaatttaataaataatagataactacagctagtggtcccatacccactagccacctaaccacaaacacaaccaataacgaaaataacaaataccaatatccaataaataattcaataaataataaccaataaccaacattaattccaaatcataacctaatgatccaaacaacataaaccagagaaccagcaatcctaagcaacattctaggactcaactctagccaCCTAGNTTGAGAAACTTCTTCACTTTATACATTGATGTATGTAGAACATTCTCCTCCGGTAACATGTCTGGCAAAGTCCCTAGAAGATCGTTGAAGCTTTTGTCTGACCAGCCATTTTGTGTCTTGATTCTATACAGTGAAACAATGGCTGGTAATTTGCTATGATTTGCACACGTAGGGTATAAAGGGGTTTCATCATCTGCTAGTTTTGCAAGGAACTCGTCCTCTTTCTTGTCATCGGCATCACCCTCAGCATCATCCACTAATTTACCCTTAGCAGCTAACTCTTCATCTAAGTATTCAGTAGCTCTATATAACCCTAAAACCTCTTCATTCCACTGACAAACATTGCTGTCTACTGAAACCACttctccatgatgataccaCTCCCTCTGTATCTTGTAAGCCTCATCCATTCCCTTACttactgaaacgacccgacccgtttttttttttttttaatttaataaataatagataactacagctagtggtcccatacccactagccacctaaccacaaacacaaccaataacgaaaataacaaataccaatatccaataaataattcaataaataataaccaataaccaacattaattccaaatcataacctaatgatccaaacaacataaaccagagaaccagcaatcctaagcaacattctaggactcaactctagccaCCTAGCataagccagacaaccaagcgaaccactagaacatcctcctcttcattgccttgattccacgatcacacattgcctttacctgcaccacaaacacatattgagatgcatgagtatttgataaacactcagtgaggcaatcctctcatctactgggttatacacacaagcaacaatgatatcaatgatcaaaacaatcaacaaacaagacatacaaaccaggaaatcaaacatcgtctagctggaagggaggtgtcgaccgacactaccccacagtgtcgatcgatgcccaatttgctggtgtcgatcgatactctCTCTGTAATCGCANCACttctccatgatgataccaCTCCCTCTGTATCTTGTAAGCCTCATCCATTCCCTTACttactgaaacgacccgacccgtttttttttttttttaatttaataaataatagataactacagctagtggtcccatacccactagccacctaaccacaaacacaaccaataacgaaaataacaaataccaatatccaataaataattcaataaataataaccaataaccaacattaattccaaatcataacctaatgatccaaacaacataaaccagagaaccagcaatcctaagcaacattctaggactcaactctagccaCCTAGCataagccagacaaccaagcgaaccactagaacatcctcctcttcattgccttgattccacgatcacacattgcctttacctgcaccacaaacacatattgagatgcatgagtatttgataaacactcagtgaggcaatcctctcatctactgggttatacacacaagcaacaatgatatcaatgatcaaaacaatcaacaaacaagacatacaaaccaggaaatcaaacatcgtctagctggaagggaggtgtcgaccgacactaccccacagtgtcgatcgatgcccaatttgctggtgtcgatcgatactctCTCTGTAATCGcaatccgctcgaagccgagagtcgaatctcgcccccaacctcctccaaatcgcccaatactcataacccaagccaaatacgtctataggaacctgtagcaaccaatcccagcaagaaaaacacacaaaacaacaacaaacaagcaagaacaatgaaatcaaaggcttagattagccatggtcatgcactcacctctttgtaggaagattcagaccaacaacaacgaatccaaccttcctagcaagcttcaAACTCCTTCatagccttggatctctcaacAACAGCAAGGAAATCTCCCAAActctctctagaacctcaaaacacttttctctcttttgttttctcaaaaacggcgtgagacaaaacaaaacacgacctaggtcgttttctccctaTAAAATcttggttcaatggttttccctaaaccaaaccggtccaaatcgataattaaatcgaattGGTCGAACCAGAGAATATTGGTGTcgactggtgtcgatcgacacccatcccaaaaaccaataattggttcgcggatgttacaattctcccccaccaacatagattcatcctcgaatctcgaacaaccatcagccaaggactcccgtgcaaccgtctccacggcccgcactcctccgaccgatctatgaaaggtcacctctagacgatagactcacgctctaggcattatttgctctcgacttttggactttcctttactcagaggcctaaaccttgagtttttattgggtcctcatcaggccgaagctTGCatcttgtcctgtgggaaggttgataaaaggtgaggaccagggttcgaggaacgcctggcgcaccaataacgtgctggtggattgggatatccacagtgatgggttaggatcgatgccttgcagggccagcttggggtccgttgggacgactagcagtgaggctagtggggtccgcagacggtccgttgggacagctagcagtgaggctagtggggtccatgggacgggttgttacactTACTAGGTGATCTACTACTACACTGCCTAAATGTCGATCAACATTGCGACAGTCCGTACATGGGCATATTACCAACTGATCAGATCCTCCTATAGCATCAGTAACCtctataacaaaatttaaagcaCTAATCTCATAAGCAGGATCAGTCTTTCAGTTCATGccattgaaaacaaaacaaactaaatcagTCATGCACAAATTAACCACTAAccattataatttatttatgaaaaaagtaATTACCTGCATAGATGAACCATCTTTTCTCCACCATTTTATATGCTACCCTTATTGAGAAGTGAGAACCGTCCATTCAGTAATTAAAACCAGCATGATTCAGGCAGAAACATAGTACATGTGCAATccacaaaacaatcaaattcaCAATAAAGTTTTGCTTAACTAAACACAAAACTTATCAAGCTCTAAACGGGGACTAACCTATTGAAATTGGGTGAAATCCAGAAAGAAATTCCTCCAAACCACGAGTACCAAAACCTgcaaatagagaacccaaattACTGACAAATTTCGATATAAGACAGATCTAAACTTCAAATCTCTAAATAAGACAGAACCCTAACTATGAAATCTCTAAATAAAACAGATCTAAACTTGAAATCAGAAGAACCCTAATTGAGAAAATACTGAATCGAAAAATCCAATGAAGCAAACCGACTGAAATGCGATTCGTCGGCGCAGAAGATTGTTAACAGAGGAGCTTCGTCGGCGGATAAGAACTCACTAACAAAGGAGCTTCGTTGGCGAAGATGATTGTGGATATTATCCGGTGAACTGGGGTTAGATTGACCGTCGTCGACTCGTCGGCGGATAGCTCGATGAAGTGAGAGATGAACTGAGAGATGAAGTGAGACtaatggcttttttttttcattctaagttttaagtaaaattttattaagtctCGCGGGTGGAGTGGGAAAAGAGTCACTTTTACTACATTTTACTAAGTCTTTGGCGGAAATACTGATTTTTGGTTCGctcttacatatttttatgtttagcgTTTTAAAAGCGCCATTATAGAgctccattttaaaaaatttatcaacGATAACACTTGCGAAAACTGCGCTATAGTTTTCTGCTATTAATGcccatatttcttgtagtgggTGTTTTGGAGATTACCTTCGGAACTTCTTTGCGGTTTTGTTATTGTCTGGTAGTCTTTCAAGTCCTGCTCATGTATGGGATGAAACATTGGAAATATTATCTGAAGATattgagaggaaaaaaagattagaaGTCAACAATCCAGGTtacatatttttcatattttgaattatttattgtttttattgttcttatatatatgttttatcctGTATATAGTTCAAGAATTAACTTCCGAAGAGAAGATGGATTTCACACTGCAAGAAATAGAGCTCAAACTACTATCAAATGGAAGTTCCCTATCATCCTTCGAAGAAATGCCTCAACCTAACAGAGATGGTATGGCTATCTCTAATTGTCTAATAGCCGATGAAAGGAGATACATCCGtgcagaagaagcaaaagaccaTGATGCATGGATTAAGATGCTGACTGACGAACAAAGACTAATATATGATCAGATAACGGATGTCGTGTGCAATAGACAAGGAggtgtgttttttgtttatggttttagagGTACTGGGAAGACATTCTTATGGAGTACATTGTCTGCCGCTGTTAGATGCAGAGGTGAAATAGTTTTAAGCGTTGCATCAAGTGGTATAGCTTCTCTTCTTTTGCCTGGTGGTCGGATTACTCATTCCAAGTTTGGAATCCCTATTCACCCTGATGAGTCAACGTATTGCTCAATTGATCCTCGGTCTGAATTAGCGGATTTGATTAAAGAAACATCACTTATTATATGGGATGAAGCTCCTATGATGAGTAGATATTCTTTTGAATCTCTTGATTGGAGTCTATATGATATTATTTGCAACCCTGAAAGCAAACCTTTTGGTggcaaagttgttgttttcgGTGGTGATTTCAGACAAGTATTACCTATTATACAGGGTGCCGGGAGAGCTGAAATTGTTTTGGCTTCTTTAAATTCTTCTTATCTTTGGGATCATTGTAAAGTGTTAACGTTGACCAAGAATATGCGGCTACTCAATAGCAAACTAAGTTATGCCCAGTCAGAAGAGATCAAGGAATTTTCGGAATGGTTATTAAATATTGGTGATGGAAAAATAGCCGAACTTTATGATGGTGAAGCTATGATTGATATCCCAGAAGAGTTTCTTATTACTGATGCGGACAATCCAATTGAATCTATTGTCAGGGCTATTTATGGAGATCCAGCCCTTTTGCATGAGGAAAAAGACCCTAAATTCTTTCAACAGAGAGCAATATTGGCTCCTAGGAATGAGGATGTCAATAAGTTGAAGCTATATATGCTTGAGAAATTCAAAGGTAAATGTCTTagtttgtcatttttttttcttatcactACTCAACATAGTTTAGTTATCTTTTTCAAGCGAAATGAGGTCGGAATACATGTAGTTTTTACAGCAGATCACGTCTTTATACCAAATTGTTTAGGTCAAGAAGTGGTCTACCTAAGTGCTGATATTCTTGATCCCACAGATTCATATTCAAATACCAACCCGGTGTTCTTACCCGACTTCTTAAATTCCATTAACATATATGGCTTACCAAACCATTGTTTACGTTGAAGATTGGAGCACCTGTCATGTTGCTAAGAAACTTAGATCCGAAAAGAGGTTTGTGTAATGTTACAAGATAGCAAATTACTCAAATGGTTGATCATATATTGCAGGCAATTGTCATTATTGGTGATCGAATTGGAGATATTGTACTTATTCCTAAAGTACTTATTACCCCGTCAGACACGAAGCTTCCTTTCAAAATGAGGCGGAGACAGTTCCCTATTGCTCTTGCGTTTGCAATGACAATCAGCAAGAGTCAAGGTCAATCTCTAAGTGAAGTTGGATTGTATTTACCAAAATCGGTCTTCTCACATGGTCAGCTTTATGTTGTTCTGTCAAGGGTTACATCCAAAAAAGGTTTAAAAGTTATCATTCTCGACAAAGATGGTAAGATCGCGAGACAGGCACTTAATGTGGTGTTTAAGgaggtttttcaaaatttagttaGATAGTGTTTTGTCTtcgtttgtatttttttgttgtttactacAATCTTTTTGTAGCTGTGTTTTTTCATCATATAGTTATTTAGTTCCAGATTATGACATTATAATCCGTCGTTTTCTCGCAAATAAATTCGAATACATTGTCGTGATTATTGTTGATTTTAATAACTATTTACATTAGTTATGGTATTATAAGTATTTACACATTTTACAGAAATTTATGATAATTATTCTATCTCCCCTTAATTTAAGTCAATCTGTTAGTTCAAGATCATTGATTTTCGGTAAACAAATATACTCTTGATTAGTTTGAAACGTTTCGGCCTAATAAAGTACATCTATTTTCTCTAATGTTTTAATTATGCAACTATTCATTGTATTTAACATTGAACGCTGTCAATATATTGCGTCGTttgtaaagatatataaatcacCTACACTGAAAGTTAATTTTCCTGTAATCTTCCTTTTACTTACTATACAAACTCCGCAAATTTAATATTACCGGCAATGGATGAGTTCCACATGATTTCTTCTTTGTCACCAAAAATTACTGGCTGGCGTATTTGTGTTAAAGTTCTTAGACTTCATGAAATCTATTTATCATCTGCGAAGTTTGTATTTGCTCTAATTTTGGTTGATTCCAGTGTAAGTTTTCGGTTGTCATTTACACACCTAAATCATCGGTAttcttttgtaattatgtttccGAATATTTGTTACACAGGGAACACGTATTGAGGCTATAATTCCTTCAGACTATGCAGCATTATACAAGAAATGGATTCAGGAGGGTGAATGGAAAATCTTCACAACCTTTGAAGTTTGTCTAAACCCCGAGCCTATCAGATCTACAACTCATCCTCTTGGTATTAAAATTCTGCCTCAAACTGTGATGACTAATTCTTTACCATTGAGTAATATTCCTTTCAATCAATATACTCCTTTCGCCTACATCATTGAGGATACGGTCAACACTGATGTTTTGGTCGGTTAGtatcataaaatatttattccCATACTTTGATATTATACGGTattcttattcttttaataCATCAGTGATatttatctttaaattattaattcttttGTAGATTTGATAGGTAAGTTATTTTCTGTTGGAACGTTGAAAAAAGAATCCAATATCGAAAGTCTGTCATTTTGTTTGAAAGATAAATTGTAAGTCATATGTCTTTACTTTTCCCCCTCTTATTTTTATACACTTTAATTCTCCAATTTGTTATATTCTCACTTTaatgaattatattttacaCCAGTAATGATATCCTGCATTGTGAGGCGCTGTCTAGAACGGCAGTTGAATTCGATGCTAACTTTAGGAAGCATGGTCGTATAAACATGTTTATTATACAAAACTGTGGCGGAATTTCTAAAGTGTTTCCGAATCTGGATATCTCCGGAATGGattagatttttgtttaattatattttgcttTGTAGTCATGATATCGTACAATCGTTGGaaaatatttccaaaacaattttattgatttaatttattttgccGTTTTATTTTACTGATTCGCAAATAGATTTCTTCAAATGTTGCTTATCTTATTTCCACGTTGTTATCTATTAAAACAAGCAGAATTGTATATAACATTATGAGtaattgtattaaaattatagaagtttatattttatatatttaaacctATCATGTGTTAATAAGGCATACAGTTAGTTATTAGTGACGTTTTACTTAATACGTAGTAAGATACCATAATTACAAAAACTAATTTTACCGGAATAGTCCTTATTGTTAATATAAGATTGATTCAGTTCGCATATACTAGCGGATAATCAGTTTCATATCTGTCCAGATCACAAATTGTGAtttttaattaacataattGTTAAGATTGACAGAAGATTTTATACGGCCATGATACTCATCAGAGTATTATATAATTCAAGTTTGATTCCTCAAAGTAAATAGTTTTCATCAACATGgctgttaaaaaaatatcaaacactCATTCTGATTTTAGGTTATCTGATTGGCTTGCTTTAAATCATTCAAACCGTTTTGAAGAAAGTCGGGTATTCCCTCAGGGCTTAACATGGTTCACATTGGATAATAGATCCAATCAGTGGGTTACAGAAGTGGTTATAATTACATGCCGCTATTCATTTCACTGGTGAGAGACAGGATCCTCAATTTGAAATtgctttttaaattttcttgaaGCTCCAAAATCCTATGATGACTAAAGAACAATTTATGAATTCCTGTTTGATTCTTATGATGAAGCATCAATCCCTATGGGATTATTAGAATAGTAACTGTTTCCTTCGGTTTTTGATTCTCTATTCTCAATAATAGAACACAAAGTGtgtttcttacaattttcttttaaatatttattccaGTGTTTACATTAATGATAATATCAATGTATGGTTAACTATGTTTCAATTTATTAtatgcttttatttttcaattgatTTATAACTTTTGTTTGACCAGTTAGTCCAATCATATTACTTAAAATTGACCACCACTGCATAGtaagaaacataattaaaagaaaagtaacatgtatacatatatactatacactattatattattatgacAACCAAAACATACTGCCATTAATAAATTtagtatatacataataatatataaaattttgatatctatatataaatatatagattatgattacatactattattatataataatatataaaattttgatatctatatataaatccACATTGTCCAAAGCTGGGAGTCGGACTGACTCATCATCTTCTAAGGAAGTAGTATCCCTAGTGGCTTGACCATTTCGGTTAGATTTCTTCATTCCTTGAGTGAGTGAACAAAGAGGGAAAGCATGGAACAAGAATCGCCACTAAAGAGAGCCACATAACCTTTTTGAATACACAGCAAGAACAGAGAAACATGTTGAAAATATTGCAGGGTGCAGAAATCCAAAGGCGTAAGAAAGGAGAGTCGCAAGAAGGAAAGTATTTGAGGAGGATTAGACAATGAGAAAAGGGTGAGAAGGGGAGCAGAAATGACGTGTGAATTCGTCGGGGGACAGGGAGCACCGCTGCTTTGTCCATTGGAAACTTTGAACATTActtgaaaaggaaagaaagggTGGGTGAGATCTATTCCAATTTGAAAACATAACTCATTTTAGTCATCTTGGATTCCATGCCTGAGAGCACTTTTTCACATAGCGAAGACAATGTTATGGGCTCTCCTGCATCTTTTTTTTACAACTATCATCACATACTTCatataataaaaagtattttgattttttcatatagcttacaattaaaatttttgaaaacaaaaacattacatTTAAAGGATTGATAGTGGGGATGTGTCCATTGGTTAAGTCCACTTGACTCCATCTTCCCCACTAGAATTCGACTGCACTAAATCGTGTTATACCACATAGTAGAAATTTGGCTATTGATCGAGGTTTGTCGGTTTAAAAATGTCAACAAAAAACAGGGATTGATAGTTTAACAATTATTGTTATATCTGCGTTAGCCCGCTGAAACATTTTAATCCGATTTGAGGAGAAGTAAATGAATAGGTTTGTGAGTACGAACCTAGTATATGAGAAGTTATATCGTAAGTGTAAGTGTGTAACAAATGTACatgacacataattttgatcGTCATGTATGAAAGGCGTGTGTTACGTTGAAAGTGTGaatcttttatatttagaaATACATTATTTTCTGTAGATTTTTCGATAGGAAGAAAACTAAACGAGTTTTTGCAATGTGAAACGTTAAGAATCGTCAGGTTTCGAAGGCCGGTAATTAGCTTTTTAACTACCTCCATACTAACCAAAGAGCATCGCAAACTCAACCTCTTGAGGCTTTGGAGGTAACGCACCATTTCCCTGGTATTGTATTCTGCCAAATAACCCAAATATTTTAAGTTGGTTAGGATACTAAAGCTCTCTCCCACAGCTTGAAACCTAAATATCCCGGTGAAAGTGTGTTCATGAGCGATTGATCAATGTTTTCAGATTTTTCCATTGACTGAAAGCAAACCGCAATGAATTCTCGGTTTGATAGGACCAGATTGGTAAAGCAAGTTTNGAAGGAAAGTATTTGAGGAGGATTAGACAATGAGAAAAGGGTGAGAAGGGGAGCAGAAATGACGTGTGAATTCGTCGGGGGACAGGGAGCACCGCTGCTTTGTCCATTGGAAACTTTGAACATTActtgaaaaggaaagaaagggTGGGTGAGATCTATTCCAATTTGAAAACATAACTCATTTTAGTCATCTTGGATTCCATGCCTGAGAGCACTTTTTCACATAGCGAAGACAATGTTATGGGCTCTCCTGCATCTTTTTTTTACAACTATCATCACATACTTCatataataaaaagtattttgattttttcatatagcttacaattaaaatttttgaaaacaaaaacattacatTTAAAGGATTGATAGTGGGGATGTGTCCATTGGTTAAGTCCACTTGACTCCATCTTCCCCACTAGAATTCGACTGCACTAAATCGTGTTATACCACATAGTAGAAATTTGGCTATTGATCGAGGTTTGTCGGTTTAAAAATGTCAACAAAAAACAGGGATTGATAGTTTAACAATTATTGTTATATCTGCGTTAGCCCGCTGAAACATTTTAATCCGATTTGAGGAGAAGTAAATGAATAGGTTTGTGAGTACGAACCTAGTATATGAGAAGTTATATCGTAAGTGTAAGTGTGTAACAAATGTACatgacacataattttgatcGTCATGTATGAAAGGCGTGTGTTACGTTGAA is drawn from Camelina sativa cultivar DH55 chromosome 8, Cs, whole genome shotgun sequence and contains these coding sequences:
- the LOC104709662 gene encoding uncharacterized protein LOC104709662: MPQPNRDGMAISNCLIADERRYIRAEEAKDHDAWIKMLTDEQRLIYDQITDVVCNRQGGVFFVYGFRGTGKTFLWSTLSAAVRCRGEIVLSVASSGIASLLLPGGRITHSKFGIPIHPDESTYCSIDPRSELADLIKETSLIIWDEAPMMSRYSFESLDWSLYDIICNPESKPFGGKVVVFGGDFRQVLPIIQGAGRAEIVLASLNSSYLWDHCKVLTLTKNMRLLNSKLSYAQSEEIKEFSEWLLNIGDGKIAELYDGEAMIDIPEEFLITDADNPIESIVRAIYGDPALLHEEKDPKFFQQRAILAPRNEDVNKLKLYMLEKFKGQEVVYLSADILDPTDSYSNTNPAIVIIGDRIGDIVLIPKVLITPSDTKLPFKMRRRQFPIALAFAMTISKSQGQSLSEVGLYLPKSVFSHGQLYVVLSRVTSKKGLKVIILDKDGKIARQALNVVFKEVFQNLVR
- the LOC104709664 gene encoding uncharacterized protein LOC104709664, which encodes MDEFHMISSLSPKITGWRICVKVLRLHEIYLSSAKFVFALILVDSSGTRIEAIIPSDYAALYKKWIQEGEWKIFTTFEVCLNPEPIRSTTHPLGIKILPQTVMTNSLPLSNIPFNQYTPFAYIIEDTVNTDVLVG